A genomic window from Triticum urartu cultivar G1812 chromosome 7, Tu2.1, whole genome shotgun sequence includes:
- the LOC125522997 gene encoding ras-related protein RHN1-like, with product MMTPTPSSVIQAKLVLLGDLGAGKTSIVVRFAKGLYYECQESTIGAAFFSQALPVSGGGEDATVRFDIWDTAGQERYHSLAPMYYRGAAAAVVVYDITSMDSYIRAKRWVDELQRQGNPHLVMALVGNKVDLEKKRKVGTQEALEYAERNGLFFLETSAKTAQNVGELFYELAERLVKVRPNHPAGMVLHDGQRGVGGRWFCCSG from the exons ATGATGACTCCGACTCCGAGCAGCGTCATCCAGGCCAAGCTG GTGCTGCTGGGGGACCTGGGCGCCGGGAAGACGAGCATCGTCGTCCGGTTCGCCAAGGGGCTCTACTACGAGTGCCAGGAGTCCACCATCGGCGCGGCCTTCTTCTCGCAGGCGCTGCCcgtcagcggcggcggcgaggacgCCACCGTCAGGTTCGACATCTGGGACACCGCCGGCCAGGAGCGCTACCACAGCCTCGCCCCCATGTACTACCGCggggccgccgccgccgtcgtcgtctaCGACATCACCAGCATG GATTCGTACATCCGGGCAAAGAGGTGGGTGGACGAGCTTCAGAGACAAG GGAACCCACATCTGGTGATGGCGTTAGTGGGCAACAAGGTCGATCTGGAAAAAAAGAGGAAGGTTGGCACACAG GAGGCGCTGGAGTACGCGGAGCGGAACGGCCTCTTCTTCCTGGAGACGTCGGCCAAGACGGCGCAGAACGTCGGCGAGCTCTTCTACGAGCTAG CCGAGAGACTGGTGAAGGTGCGGCCGAACCATCCGGCCGGGATGGTCCTGCACGACGGCCAGCGCGGCGTCGGGGGGCGGTggttctgctgctccgggtga